A section of the Tenrec ecaudatus isolate mTenEca1 chromosome 10, mTenEca1.hap1, whole genome shotgun sequence genome encodes:
- the GPRIN2 gene encoding G protein-regulated inducer of neurite outgrowth 2, producing the protein MSTSHPEPEAHTPRSPRLQPLSRSSFSLLGEGHVQRPELHKSASSTVWQAQPGEASTVPWVPEDEGCLGKSIGQGQASNLRPQPRATGHWRSSTVGNVSAMGSGGLCCLRVPSTAAVQRSRSDLVRSTQTQGHSGARKASLSCSALGSSPMRKTLLPPGSTSDQHGQPLAGPERDLAPEDGTAPRTAETANSAWMLEAESQVWESALDLEGTTDQAVPKAIGQLAAASCHALPPAAVLCSRRELGASGCCHVLQATDLAFPKLVASVSESGLQAQQGAKVHGRPPGGLPGHHPWGPSGLTTEPCTRTKDRWTMTSASDLAPALAPPSAAQDAAVQAAPTAACKAVATSHPLEAPVALHMFPEGTLGPSLEEAPSPVRDVRWDAEGMTWEVYGATVDPEVLGVAIQKHLEMQFELHRAPTSKDSLSVEGRRRPLRAVMQSLRPASCCGCSGEALE; encoded by the coding sequence atGAGCACCAGCCACCCTGAGCCAGAGGCCCACACACCCAGGAGCCCCCGCCTGCAGCCACTGTCCCGGAGCTCTTTTAGCCTGCTGGGTGAAGGCCATGTGCAGAGGCCAGAGCTCCACAAGAGTGCCAGCAGCACTGTGTGGCAGGCCCAGCCGGGGGAGGCCAGCACCGTCCCCTGGGTCCCAGAAGATGAGGGGTGTCTGGGTAAGAGTATAGGCCAGGGGCAGGCCTCCAATCTCCGACCACAGCCCAGAGCCACGGGCCACTGGCGGAGCAGCACCGTGGGCAATGTGTCCGCTATGGGCAGTGGTGGCCTGTGCTGCCTGAGGGTCCCCAGCACTGCTGCTGTGCAGAGGAGCCGCTCGGACCTGGTTCGTAGCACCCAGACACAGGGCCACAGTGGGGCCCGCAAGGCCAGCCTCAGCTGCTCAGCCCTTGGCAGCTCACCCATGCGAAAGACTCTACTGCCACCTGGAAGTACTTCTGACCAGCACGGCCAGCCCCTTGCAGGCCCGGAAagggacctggctcctgaagatGGGACAGCCCCCAGAACTGCAGAGACCGCAAACTCAGCCTGGATGTTGGAGGCGGAGAGCCAGGTGTGGGAGTCAGCACTAGATCTTGAAGGTACAACTGACCAAGCTGTGCCCAAAGCCATTGGACAGCTGGCTGCTGCCTCCTGCCATGCTCTGCCCCCCGCAGCTGTCCTCTGCAGCAGGAGGGAGCTGGGGGCCAGCGGCTGCTGCCATGTCCTGCAGGCCACCGACCTGGCATTTCCCAAGCTGGTAGCATCAGTGAGTGAATCCGGGCTTCAGGCTCAGCAGGGGGCAAAGGTCCATGGCAGGCCACCAGGGGGGCTTCCTGGGCACCATCCTTGGGGTCCCAGTGGGTTAACCACAGAGCCCTGTACCAGGACCAAAGATAGATGGACCATGACTTCAGCCAGTGACTTGGCCCCCGCCTTAGCGCCCCCATCAGCGGCCCAGGATGCTGCTGTGCAGGCAGCACCCACAGCAGCCTGCAAGGCTGTGGCCACCAGCCACCCTCTGGAAGCCCCCGTGGCCTTGCACATGTTCCCAGAGGGGACCCTGGGCCCTAGCCTGGAGGAGGCACCATCTCCAGTGCGGGATGTGCGCTGGGATGCGGAGGGCATGACATGGGAGGTGTATGGGGCCACCGTGGACCCTGAGGTGCTGGGCGTGGCCATCCAGAAGCACCTGGAGATGCAGTTCGAGCTGCACCGGGCGCCCACCAGCAAGGACAGCCTGTCGGTGGAGGGCCGCAGGAGGCCACTGCGCGCCGTCATGCAGTCCCTGCGGCCCGCCAGCTGCTGTGGTTGCTCTGGTGAAGCCCTCGAGTGA